The nucleotide sequence TGAATTTTGGGAAGGAATTGTGAGATCATTCTCATCTTTCTCCAATTGTGGGCTGTACCGGTTCCCGATTTTTTTGTATTGACCAACTGGGTAAACTTTGGCGATAGTGTGTCATCATCTGTTTGGCACCACGTGGGATTTTTTCGCATGTTGACGGCAGCCGGCTTTCTGACACTCGCACTCGTTATCCTGATCACCCTGGTGTGGTTGCACGACAAGGGTTTTCACCGTGGATTGCGGATCAGCCTGATGTTTGCTTTTCTGCTGGTTCCCTGGTGGCTGCAGGTGCAGGTACGGTCGATTGAAATGAATGCCGCCACCACCGTTGGCCTGACTGTGTTGGCCATTGCCCTGTTTCGCCCGTTTCAGGGGCTGACTACTCGCTGGATCTTTGCCGATCTTATTGTTGGCTTGCTGGTTGCCACCACTGTAATATCCGACCTGAACAACAAAATTCTGATTCCCACCCGCTCGCTGGAAGTGGCTCTTACCTGGCTTTTACCGTATGTGATGGGGCGACTATTTATCCAGAAACCGGAGGATTTGCTCTCCGTGCTACCTTACCTGTGCATTTTTGTGCTGCTAATTGGTGGCTATGCCCTCGTGGAAGCCTTCGGCAAAAAAAATGTACTGGCAGATCTGCTGGGAATGAAGTGGGAGCGGGCCAGTGATGCAGAACTATATCGCTGGGGTCTGTTGCGGGCCCGTGGACATACCACCCACCCGATTTACTTTGGGTTACTGATGGTGCTGGTGTTACCCTGGCTGTTGCTTGCAAGTCGTCAGACAATGCGTGGTTACGGTCAGGATTGGTGGATTGCCACCATCCCACTGGCAGCATTAGCGACCTTTGTCACGGTTTCCCGTGCAGCACAACTGGCGATGGGGATTGTTTTCGGAGCCGACCTGTTCTTTCGCCACCCACGCTGGCGGGCACCTATGTTCCTGATGGCACTGGTGGCTTTCGGTGGCTTTGTTGCATTTCGGGCAGAAATTCTGGACGCACTGAGTAAGTATGCGGGCGAAACCGATACCGCCGAACATTTTGTGGTGATTGAAGGGAAAAAACACCCCTATTCCGGTACTTTGCACCGCGATCTGCTTGACCTGGTGTACGCACGGGCGATTGATGAATGTGGCTGGTTTGGCTATGGTTCCACGTTGAAGGATATCCCGGTCGATTCCCGCATGGATGAACGCTTTAAGTCCATTGATAACCACTACTTAAAGATCTTGATCATCAACGGTTACGTGGGAGTCTTCACGCTGGCAGTGCTGATCGCACTGGGGTGTTTTTACCTGGCTGCCGAAGCATTGTACGGTGGCTATCCTGTCCGCGATTGGGCAGGGGGAATGTTTGGTGCGTTCCTTGCCGTCGCCATTGCGTTACGCGGGGTGGCATTCGAGCCAGATTTTTCCTGTTTCTGGATGTTTACGATCGGAGTTGCTGGATCCCTCCGCACCGCACGGCTAAGAAAATGAGAGCATACTCATCAAATCAAATCTCATGAGTTTTCCCACGGGCGGGACGCCCGTGCAACGGTTCACCAATGAGTATTTACAGTTCAACGTAACATGGGCGTCTCGCCCATGAGTTTTTCACCACGGGCGGGACGCCCGTGCTACGATTCACCAATGAGTATTTACAGTTCAACGTAACATGGGCGTCTCGCCCATGAGTTTTCCCACGGGCGGGACGCCCGTGCTACGTTTTACCAAGTAAGTAAAGCCTTACGTACCATCTACGGTTCAACAAGTTACTACTTCCCTGCGTAACATGGGCGTCTCGCTCATGACTTTTACACCACGGGCGGGCACCCTACGGTTAACCAATGAGTTCTTATGCCCTACGTAACATGGGCGTCTCGCCCATGAGTTTTACACCACCATGACTTTTACACCACGGGCGGGACGCCCGTGCTACGATTCACTTATTAAAAATACGACTTTGAAAATTCGCTTATACAGCGGGGAAAAGAGAAGACTGTTGCTAAGCAAACAGGTTTAATAAGCACCGCGGCCAGAAAATACTGCGGGGAAGGTCAACAGAATCAATTTGAAATCGTACCAAATCGATCGTTCGCGGATGTATTCAATGTCCAAATCGACCTGCTGGTGGAAATCGAGGTCCGCCCGGCCGCTGACCTGCCAGATGCAGGTGAGACCTGGGGTGACATTCAGTCGCCGGCGTTGCCGCAGGCTGTATCGCTCGACTTCTGGTATCACCGCTGGACGTGGCCCAACGAGAGTCATTTCCCCTACCAGTACATTCCAGAGTTGTGGTAATTCGTCGATACTGGTTTTTCGCAGGATCTGACCAATCCATGTAACTCGTGGGTCGCGTGTCATCTTGAAAGTGATCGAATTATTGTGCTTGTTCATTTTCATCAGTGCTTGCTTGCGGGCTTCCGCATCAACCACCATGGAGCGAAACTTCACAAACTCAAACACTCGACCGCCCAGCCCAACACGCTTCTGGCGGAAGAAAATTGGCCCACCGTCGGTAAATTTGATCAGTAAGGCAACAACAAGAAAGACCGGTGATAAGACCACAATCGCTGCCGCAGAAACAACAATGTCTACAGTGCGCTTCAGCACCTGGTATTCTGCAGATTCCCCCACCCATGTGTGAATCCGTAATGGAACAACGTTGTCTGTGGCAATTCGCACAGAACTCATCGCTGGCTCTGCATAGGTTCGAGAATGGGAATATTCTTTTGCGAGCATCGTTAACAGTACGTTACAAAACGCACGCCTTGATTGTCTAATAGATCCATACCAGCAGTTTTGCATCCGCACAACTAGAAATATTTGGTATAAACAGAAATTTCGTCATTTTTCAACAATTCGTTCAGTCCTCGTCCAACTTTTTTGGCGATGAAACAGGAATTTGGCGTAAATCGGCAATTTCCACAGAATGTACAAAGGTATTTGCATCATCACGGAGAGTGGCAGCATCGTGCGGCCATAGCGAATCCAAGCCAGCATTCCCGCAAACAACGTCAGCAGGAGACCACTACATAATAGCACCGTGGGCAACCAGGAGCCGCCAGTTAATAATTTCGTCGTCAGAATAACGACCATTGCCCCCACCCAGCAGACCGCCAACAACGACAGTGGGGGAATCAGAAGCTCTGATGCCAGTAATAATGACGACCAGCGCAGGTGGGTGATTGCATTCAGCCACAAGCGTGGCACCTGGGTCAGCATGGTTTGCAGATGACCGTGTTCCCAACGGGTGCGTTGTTGTGTTGCTGCCTGCTGGGTGGGGGCTGCCGCACCCTGCAAGCGAGCCGCAGGGCATAATTGCGGTGGGATTCCAATGATCGTCAGATCAACGCCCAACTTCATATCTTCAACCAGATTGCAAGTACCCAATTCAACCTTGGACAGTTCTTTCCATGGGAACGCCATGCCGGTGCCTGTCAGTAAACAGGGGCCACCTAACTTGTAGAGGCCCAGTGGGCGAATCAGATTTTTCAACAGCACCGCAAAAGCAGAAATCCGTTGTTTTGGCTCCGTTTCCTGACCAGTTCCTATCAGATACACCCCCTGGGCAGGGCGATTGGTGCGATCAACCTGATTGATTAAGACATCCAGACAACTGTCAGATAGTTCGCAATCTGCATCTACAATCACCACCACTTCAGGCGGATTGTGCTGCAGATACGCCATGCCATGCGCCAACGCAAATCCTTTCCCGCGATCTGTGGCGTGAGTGCGTTCAATCACCTCGACACCCACAGTGCGGGCGATTTGGGCAGTTTCATCCATACAATTGTCGGCGATTACCACAATTCGGTCAGTGGACTGCACCTGGGTTTGCAGACGCTCTAACGTCTGCTTTATCATCACTTCTTCATTGTGTGCGGGGATCAGTATGGCACACTTCGAACGTGGTTTGATTGTCGCACTACGTTGCAGTGAAACCACTGCCAACAGGCACTCGGTGGCCAGAATTAAGAACGGAATACTGACCAGAATGGCCAGAACGAGTGCAGTAATGTCGAAAATGTTCAAGGAAATCTGCTATTCTGATTTCAGCGAAACAGAAACAGTGGTGTTTTTGGTAGAATTGCCGACCAAGACGACCACTTCTTCTTTTGCGGGGATCGTAATCGATTGTGTGTCCTGCTTTACTTTATGTTTGATCAGCAGGAAGTTATCCTTGTCGGAAACATCAGACAATTCGACACTTTCCTTGAAATTTTTGGAGAGCACAACCCCGTAGCTAAGTTCTGCATCGGTAGAGTTGATGGTAACCACCACTTTCTGGTCTGATTTCGGTGGATCAATGAAAAAAGTTTTCACTTCACCAGTGGTGAGTTCAACAGTTTGGTTGAAGTTCAGTTTGCTGCAACCCACCAAAAACATTACTGGGCAGCACAAAAGAGCGGTAATGACACGATTCATGAGAAAAAATTCCGAAATGTGTGACTGTACCAATTAAGGTAGAAAAACATAGCCGGAATGGCAGTGGGGAAAGCCTTTATAAATAATCAGTTATATATCGAATGCTATATACATCGTGTTGCCGTTATTACAATCCCCCACCGATGGTGGCAGCGAGGACTGGAAAACGGATCATTCGTGGGGTTGGATCGTTCGTTTTCAGCGTGATGTGGCTGTCGCGCAATGTGCCAGACAGGGCACCTGCAGGTAGTGTGACGCTCAGTCGCCATTGTTTGCGATTACCCACGTCTGCCATGGGTTCCAGCTTCACTTTCAGGTAAGATGGTACCACCTCTTTGTCAACCACGGAGATATCGAGCCCTGGCCGATCAGCGATCAGGCTGACAACCTGGGTGCGGTCGGTTTTTCCAGTGGTGGATCCGAGATCGATTCGGCCATCTTTGGAGCCATTCGTAATCCGGATATCCCCACGGATCTGCCCTTGTACACTTACTTGCAGCGAGGAACCCGCAGTGGAAGTGCCCAGCGAGCGGACTTCCATTTTTCGTACCAGTGGGCCAATATCCAGTTGAAAAGTCAGTTTGTCGTCGCCTTCACCCACAACAACAGATTCCGCCACTTGCACATCAAACTTGTACAACGACTGTGGGTCGGTGGCAGTCAGTTTCTTCTCACGCAGAAATTCTACCAGCGAGCGGTATTCCGCTTCACTCGCAGGTTCGGGCTGCGTCATTGTGACACACGGATTACCCACATGGGCGGGATTGGTGAAGTTCACATCCAGAACCAGATTTCTGCGGGTCAGCGACCAGCAATAAAAGGTGTCTTTGGTTTTCTGAAAACTTCCTAATTCATTAAAATCCCAAGTGTTGGTATTTTTCCACTCATCGCCTTCTTTGCGATAAATTACGAAACCCGGTACCACCAACCCCTGTGCCTTCACATCATCCTGAAAACCATTCCCATTTGGTAGATTGGAAACCACACTGGCAGAGATAAATTGTTGTCCTTCTTTTTTACCCTGCCACTTCAATCGCAGAAAACCAAATTGTGGGTTCCCATTGGACGCAGGCGGTACATCCTGGACGACACCCGCACCATTTTTGAATACTTCCTGCCATTTCAGTTGATCATAAAAGGCCAAATGATTCATCAATGCCTCAATTGGCTGTGCCAAACCGCCCAGGGGACTGTTGATTAATGCGCACTTTTGTTGATATTCGTTCCAGAGGGGCGTTGATATCAGTGCCATGTCAGCACCTGCACATTGACAGTTGACACCAGCCACCTGCACCTGTACTGGCTGGTCGTGCTCGTTCTTGAACAGGAATGGGAACGATGCATCCTGCCCCACTTCGATTGATTCATCCCACATTCGGATGTGGACGGGATCACCACTGTTGGTTTTGATCGCTTCGCGGGTAAAAAACCGCAATGGGATGATTTTTTTCCCTAACCCTTTCCCCTGGCTCTGGTCGTTATTGGCATCTTCATCCGGACCAGCAGAGCGATTCATGTAGGTGATGACGAAAACAATCCCAACCACTGTCGCAATGGTGATAAACGGCTTCAAAAACGACTTCATCGATCTACCACATTCAGGGTGAAATAACTCAGTTATTATACGTTCTTTGGTGGGGAGATGTTCTGAAAAACGAATCTCGTTTCCTGAAAGGCTGTGGTAGTTTGAAAATGCTGGTTAATTCAACCTGGATTCAAGGTGTTGCTGAATTCGTTCCATAAACATATAGCTGCAGTGTTGGTGGATTGAGCGACCAGAACAAGCAGGATGGTCGATGGCCCACCAGATTCAGTCAACGAAATCAGCCCGGAACCTGAACGTTGAGAGATTGCGTGGGCTGTGAGACCAGCAATTCCATTGCAATCACTAGCTTAATTCTAACAGCTCATTTTCTGTTCAAGGCAGATCTTTCAGCCATTCCTGGCGGATTTTTTCCAACCGTGCTGCAACTTCGGGTTCCTTTTCCAGCAAATTAATCTTTTCTCCCGGGTCATCATTCAAATTCACCAACATTCGTCCCCCCAGTGGGATGTTCGTCCCTTTGCCACTGGTATCACGTGGGTTGCCCAGCAATTTCCAGTCGCCCTGCCGCACAACCCACTGTGGGGCTTTGCCTTGCCCAAGCTGCCAATAAAAATTGGCGTGTGGCGTAGGTGCTTTCCCATCCGAAATCACTGTTTTCAAGCTGCGACCGTCCAGTTTCACCTTGGGAATTGCTACGTTGCAATATTCTGCAATCGTGGGTAGCCAGTCGCACCCGACGGCAAGTTGGGTTCGGGTTTCACCTGCTGGAATCTGTCCCGGCAACGAGGCAATCGAAGGGACACGCAACCCACCTTCAAACAAACAGCCTTTTGCACCTCGGTGGGGCCCGGCATTGCCTCCACCAAAGAAGGCTCGTTCCTCAGTGGAGTGTCCATGATCCGATTGAAATATAATCAACGTGTTATCTTTCAGGCCCAGGCGATCCAGTTCGTCTAAAACTTCCCCCACCAGTTCATCCATGGTGGACACAAACTCTGCATACTGGCGACGTGGGCTGGGTAGTTTTGCATAGTGTTTTCGCCATTTTTCCGTTCCCTGCATCGGGTAGTGGGGCATATTGATCGCCCAATAAATGAAAAAAGGCTTTTTTTGTGGTTCCTTCAGGAAAGATTTCACCTGTTCCACCATCAACGTGGGGAAATACTGACCGTCACGCCAGATTTCCTTCCCATTCTGCCACAGATCGTGCCGGTTTGGTCCCTGCCAGTAGAAGAAATGAGAATAATTGTCGATGCACCCACCCATGTGGCCGAAACTGGAATCAAAACCCTGTCCCAGTGGCATCGTTTCGGGCGTGAATCCCAGGTGCCATTTCCCCACGTGGGCAGTTCGATACCCACCTGTACGCAGCATTTCAGCAATGGTTACTTCCGTAGTAGGCATTCCTGGCTTGCCCAGTTCCGAAGAAACATTGTTGGGCACACCTGCCCGCACGGGAAGACGACCAGTCATCAGGCCCGCACGCGAGGCAGAACAGATCGCCGAAGGTGCGTACATCTGGGTGAATCTCACTCCACTTTTTGCCAGTTTATCCAAATTTGGTGTGGCAAGGTCTATCGCACCATAGCAATTCAGATCAATAGTCCCTTGATCGTCAGAATAAATCACCAGCACATTCGGTGGTTCTTTCCCTACTAAGCCAGTAGTGATTAACAACATCAACAACATTACGGTGCGGTGCATCGGCTTTCCCACGTGAAAAAGATTTCATTTCCGTGCCACAGTAACCTGTCGCTGCACCTTTTGCAATCATCAAGGTGGGTTTGCGGGAAACTCCCACTTACCAGAGTTGACCTTGCGTATCCTGGCAGGTGGGGGTATTTCAAAAAGCGTATTTAGGCACGTTTGGACAGAAAGATGAAGAACCTTCGATGCACCGTTCCGTATGTTGCAGGGATGCTTTTACTGGGTGTTGGCTACTTTTGGGGGCAATCGGATACCGATTTGCTGCGGGCCCAACCGGGTACCGTTACTCCCGCGTCTGCGGAAAAAGTGGTCGCAGACGACCGCGTGGTAGCCTACCTTTATGGCGATAAACCGTTATCCCGTCAGGAGTTCGGTGAATATCTCATCGCACGTTACGGCAAAGAACGCATCCGTCCCTTTGTGAATATGAAAGTCATTGATGGGATTGCCAAAAAGCACAACATTGTGGTGACGGAAGCAGAAATCGAAGCTGATATTGAGCAAACGTGCAGCAAAATCGGCGTTCCCAAGAAAGATTTTGTGGAAAAAGTGCTGAAAGACCGTTACGGCAAGAGTATTGATGAATGGCGGTATGACGTGGTAAAACCACGCTTGATTCTGACCCACCTGTGTCGGGAAGAACTGAAACTGGACGATGAAGAGCTGAAGAAAATCTACGAAAACTTCTACGGCGAGCGGATTCAGTGTCAGGTAATCATGTTTACCAAAGAACAACGGCAATATGTCACCCGCATTTACGATGAACTGCGGAAGAATCCGGTGAAGTTTGATGAAGAGGCACGTGGGCAGTTTAACAGCCAACTGGCCGCCACGAAGGGAATTGTCGACCCGATTGGCCGTAACAGTGGGCCCGCCACCGCAAAAATTGAAGAAATCGCATTCTCATTAAAAGAAGGCGAAATCAGCGAGATTATCGAAATCCCTACTGCTTTGATGATTATTAAGAATGTGAAGCACCACAAGCCGAATGGTCAGGTTACTTTTGAGCAGGCCAAGCCCCACCTGGCACGTGAAGCGACCGAACGACAACTGGAACAGTTGATTCCGAAAAAGTTTGCGGAAATCAGCCAGGAAGCCCACCCACTGTTCGTATTTTCCCCACCCGACATCACTCGGGCTGAAATGGAAGATCAGACGAAACGATTGCTGAAAACCGAGCAGAAATAAGCACTGTCTCGCATCTCGACAGAATTTTACCTTTGATGTGTTGGGCGTAATCACAGCACGGACGACCCGCCTGTGAAAGTACACCAAGTACGAGTCCCCCCATTTTACGAGCAATAAAGCTTGAGTGTAATCGTAGCACGGGCGATCCGAGAGACCCAATTTACGAGCAATAAGGCTTGAACGGGTTTCAATATTTTGGATTCAATTCGACTGATTTTCTATTGGAGACAAATACTAAATGCTGTTGATCGCGATATGAATTCCATCAATTGAACCGGCTTGATATCAAGTTGTCATTGGCCCTGAAGGGGCCATTCTGTCAGCGCAGGGTGAGCGAAGCGAGCCCTGGGTAACTGATACAAAAAATCTTCGGCCCTGAAGGGGCCGTTGACTAATTAAGTGATGAAGGTAAGCAATTTTAGTCAGAACAGATCCATTTCGAACTGCGCTTTCAGAGCCATCAGAACCAAATTGTAGCTATTTCGGCGTGCTGATGCAGTACAATGCTTCCCTTGTGCGAAGGAATAATCGGCCGTTGGCGATTGCGGGCGTGGCGAGTGAAACCTCATTCAGCACATTCTTACCAACTAATTCGAACTCCTTGCCCGCCTTTACCACGTAAGTGGTTCCATCTTCTCCCAAACAGAAAACTTTCCCCTGATAGCTCCATGGCGATGCAGTGAAACTGCCACCTAATCGTTCTCGCTCATAAACTGTTTTGCCAGTTTGTGCCTCGAAGCACGAAATGAATCCAGTTGAGTACAAAACGTAGAGATAATCGCCCAGAACAAGCGGTGTGGGGTGATATGCTCCGGCTGGTTCTTTGTACCAGACGATGAACTCGTTGTTAGTCTCACCTTTCTTCAAGGTGATGTCGCCAGTGGCCCCTGGTTTCACTGCAAAAACGGGCCGTGGCCTGCCAAATTCATAACCGGAACTGATGATCAACAAGTCGCCCGCCACAACGGGAGATGGGACACAAATTGACGACATCCCACCGAATTCCCAAAGTAATTTGCCGTCCAGGTCGTATGACCGCACCTTTCCTTTGCCGCACGTTACGATTTCGGTCCGCTTTGCGTGCTTCCAGATAAAGGGCGTTGCCCAGTTGCTTTTTTCGTTGCGGTCCGTCTTCCACAGCACCTTGCCGGTGCGCTTATCGAGGGAGACGATAAATGATGCTTTTTCGTTGTCGTTCACAATGATGATCTGGTCTTCATGCAGCACCGGCGATGCACCCGTACCCCAGTTCAATTGCGTGGGCACGACATCCCATGTCCGCGTCCAGAGCATTTGGCCTTTCAGGTCGTAGCAAAAAATGCCCACGTTGCCGAAGTAGGCATAGACCCTCTCACCGTCAGAAACCGGGGTTTCGGAGGCGTAGCTGGCTTTCACATGGATGGGGTGTTTTGGCTTACCCTTGTGGGCAACCTGTTCCCACAACACCTTGCCTGTGGTGGCATCCAGGCAGAACAGAGTCCAGCGGTGTTCACCGTCGTGGGTCTTCGTATCCAGCGGTGCATAGTAGCCCGTTTTCGGGGCAGCCACTTTGGCATCAGTCACACAACTGGTGACAAACACGTTGTTCCCTACCACGATCGGGCACGACCAGCCGTGGCCAGGAACCTCAAATCTCCAGGCAATGTTCTCTTTCTCAGTCCAGGTAGATGGTGGCACAACGGAATCGGTAATCACCCCCGTCCCTCCCGGCCCACGAAACTGTGGCCAGTCGGTGGCTTGTACTGTTGTGGGTAGTGCTGCAGCGATGAGCGTCAGCCACAGACAACGGCCGGTGGTAGATATCGCCTGCGATAAATTGTGGATCATTCGTAAACTCTTTGAAAAGCGTGGGTTCGTAATGTTTATCTTACCAAGCGAACGCCACGGATAAAACCTTGCCGCAAGTTTCGCGATGGGGGTATGCACCACCACAATGAAAGGTCTCGATCATTTGGCTTCTGATTGCGTTGTGCGAAAATATGGCACACGCAGCACAATTTCCAATGTAGCAAGCGGTAGCAGCCAACTGCACCATGCGGCGATGATATAGGCGGTTTCTGGATATTCCACGCCAATCACGCTTGCTGCACCGGAAATCAACCGAAGTACTACTGCAGAACAGATCAGGACAAATGTACGCAGCATCCAGCAACGGTGTAAATCGTATCGGTGCCACCTCGCCTGCAAAACACCAATGGCTGCGCAGATTCCAGTGTTCAGCGACA is from Zavarzinella sp. and encodes:
- a CDS encoding sugar transferase, coding for MSSVRIATDNVVPLRIHTWVGESAEYQVLKRTVDIVVSAAAIVVLSPVFLVVALLIKFTDGGPIFFRQKRVGLGGRVFEFVKFRSMVVDAEARKQALMKMNKHNNSITFKMTRDPRVTWIGQILRKTSIDELPQLWNVLVGEMTLVGPRPAVIPEVERYSLRQRRRLNVTPGLTCIWQVSGRADLDFHQQVDLDIEYIRERSIWYDFKLILLTFPAVFSGRGAY
- a CDS encoding glycosyltransferase family 2 protein, encoding MNIFDITALVLAILVSIPFLILATECLLAVVSLQRSATIKPRSKCAILIPAHNEEVMIKQTLERLQTQVQSTDRIVVIADNCMDETAQIARTVGVEVIERTHATDRGKGFALAHGMAYLQHNPPEVVVIVDADCELSDSCLDVLINQVDRTNRPAQGVYLIGTGQETEPKQRISAFAVLLKNLIRPLGLYKLGGPCLLTGTGMAFPWKELSKVELGTCNLVEDMKLGVDLTIIGIPPQLCPAARLQGAAAPTQQAATQQRTRWEHGHLQTMLTQVPRLWLNAITHLRWSSLLLASELLIPPLSLLAVCWVGAMVVILTTKLLTGGSWLPTVLLCSGLLLTLFAGMLAWIRYGRTMLPLSVMMQIPLYILWKLPIYAKFLFHRQKSWTRTERIVEK
- a CDS encoding PQQ-binding-like beta-propeller repeat protein, with amino-acid sequence MIHNLSQAISTTGRCLWLTLIAAALPTTVQATDWPQFRGPGGTGVITDSVVPPSTWTEKENIAWRFEVPGHGWSCPIVVGNNVFVTSCVTDAKVAAPKTGYYAPLDTKTHDGEHRWTLFCLDATTGKVLWEQVAHKGKPKHPIHVKASYASETPVSDGERVYAYFGNVGIFCYDLKGQMLWTRTWDVVPTQLNWGTGASPVLHEDQIIIVNDNEKASFIVSLDKRTGKVLWKTDRNEKSNWATPFIWKHAKRTEIVTCGKGKVRSYDLDGKLLWEFGGMSSICVPSPVVAGDLLIISSGYEFGRPRPVFAVKPGATGDITLKKGETNNEFIVWYKEPAGAYHPTPLVLGDYLYVLYSTGFISCFEAQTGKTVYERERLGGSFTASPWSYQGKVFCLGEDGTTYVVKAGKEFELVGKNVLNEVSLATPAIANGRLFLRTREALYCISTPK
- a CDS encoding peptidylprolyl isomerase — protein: MKNLRCTVPYVAGMLLLGVGYFWGQSDTDLLRAQPGTVTPASAEKVVADDRVVAYLYGDKPLSRQEFGEYLIARYGKERIRPFVNMKVIDGIAKKHNIVVTEAEIEADIEQTCSKIGVPKKDFVEKVLKDRYGKSIDEWRYDVVKPRLILTHLCREELKLDDEELKKIYENFYGERIQCQVIMFTKEQRQYVTRIYDELRKNPVKFDEEARGQFNSQLAATKGIVDPIGRNSGPATAKIEEIAFSLKEGEISEIIEIPTALMIIKNVKHHKPNGQVTFEQAKPHLAREATERQLEQLIPKKFAEISQEAHPLFVFSPPDITRAEMEDQTKRLLKTEQK
- a CDS encoding sulfatase-like hydrolase/transferase gives rise to the protein MHRTVMLLMLLITTGLVGKEPPNVLVIYSDDQGTIDLNCYGAIDLATPNLDKLAKSGVRFTQMYAPSAICSASRAGLMTGRLPVRAGVPNNVSSELGKPGMPTTEVTIAEMLRTGGYRTAHVGKWHLGFTPETMPLGQGFDSSFGHMGGCIDNYSHFFYWQGPNRHDLWQNGKEIWRDGQYFPTLMVEQVKSFLKEPQKKPFFIYWAINMPHYPMQGTEKWRKHYAKLPSPRRQYAEFVSTMDELVGEVLDELDRLGLKDNTLIIFQSDHGHSTEERAFFGGGNAGPHRGAKGCLFEGGLRVPSIASLPGQIPAGETRTQLAVGCDWLPTIAEYCNVAIPKVKLDGRSLKTVISDGKAPTPHANFYWQLGQGKAPQWVVRQGDWKLLGNPRDTSGKGTNIPLGGRMLVNLNDDPGEKINLLEKEPEVAARLEKIRQEWLKDLP